Proteins from one Coffea arabica cultivar ET-39 chromosome 8c, Coffea Arabica ET-39 HiFi, whole genome shotgun sequence genomic window:
- the LOC113706918 gene encoding ATP synthase subunit b', chloroplastic-like, translated as MANMIMASSKALITCSSTIPPTPKLKLSPVQLSFPKLPLSNVPKPHQLLSLPNSISVILAASLAMAPPSLAAEIEKAALFDFNLTLPIIAAEFLLLMVALDKIYFTPLGKFMDERDAAIREKLSSVKDTSGEVKQLEAQAAAIMRAARAEISAALNKMKKETQLEVEQKLAEGRKKVEAELQEALASLEKQKEDTIRALDSQIAALSDEIVKKVLPAR; from the coding sequence ATGGCCAACATGATCATGGCCTCCTCCAAAGCCCTAATCACTTGCTCTTCAACCATTCCCCCCACCCCTAAACTCAAGCTCTCCCCAGTTCAACTATCTTTCCCTAAACTACCCCTCTCCAATGTCCCCAAGCCTCACCAACTCCTGTCCCTTCCGAACTCCATTTCTGTAATTCTTGCAGCCTCCCTGGCCATGGCACCCCCTTCCCTAGCTGCGGAAATCGAAAAGGCCGCGCTTTTCGACTTCAACTTAACACTCCCCATCATAGCAGCGGAGTTCTTGCTCCTCATGGTCGCCCTTGACAAGATTTACTTCACGCCATTAGGCAAATTCATGGACGAAAGGGATGCAGCCATCAGGGAGAAGCTGAGCAGCGTCAAGGACACTTCTGGGGAGGTGAAACAGCTTGAAGCCCAAGCCGCCGCCATCATGAGAGCTGCCAGGGCTGAGATATCGGCTGCCCTGAACAAGATGAAGAAGGAGACTCAGCTGGAAGTGGAGCAGAAGTTGGCTGAGGGGAGAAAGAAAGTGGAAGCTGAGTTGCAAGAAGCCTTGGCTAGTttggaaaagcaaaaagaagacACCATTAGGGCTCTTGATTCTCAGATTGCTGCTCTTAGTGATGAGATTGTCAAGAAGGTCCTCCCTGCACGTTGA
- the LOC113707036 gene encoding disease resistance protein RPM1-like translates to MTVHIVSFVLNQLSVLLRDEAKLLGGLAQEIQLIMDELGHMKAFLKFAEAKEEDDPRLEEWVMQVQDVAYDVQDIVEEFMLRFGCNHGHGFHGHARKIITSVGIAFEVQSIRSRITGISEGHKRYQSEYGTYGNVSASDPGNNSWQCNRDEALLVEEAKLVGIDSPKQQLICQLLDGCSELKVVSVLGMGGIGKTTLVKKVQEDANVKRQFEILAWATVSQTCYMEEFLKDLIQQLYQGTGKPVPQEAASMNNTDRLKAIVKDFLRVKRYLIVFDDVWDVRFWDVIKFALPEGCCGSRVMLTTRIADVAYASDVEFHSYVHRMQPLSSEASWNLFCKKTFKNSSCPDCLKDVAKRILRKCEGLPLAIVAIGGVLALKDKSKVDEWKIVERSLLDCSDKLDRVEKILSLSYHDLPYHLRTCFLYASIFPEDYQIEEARLIRLWIAEGFIQGRTRMSQYEVARAYLSELTNRSLIQQRDDSYDGSTRAYHIHDLFREIIVSKSSKQQFATTATGELTSWPKKVRRLVIHDFTGHTHRSICFKYLRSLVTFKSSEPSSKSLLSKLLRGGCRLLKVLDLEGAELEELPDEIFKLYHLKFLSLKHTRVKIIPKSIGRLRNLEYLDLSFTAVSELPEEMLHIRGLLHLVAYAFQQVTYKYDINGFKAPNNIGRLLSLEWLFYIEANDTSMMREIGELKQLRRLGITSLRRENGKELCSSLGRLSNLEQLYVQVSHKDEVIDLNYMNSSLSSSLENLQMLCLRGRLEKVPKFICSLQGLTSIELLWSDLIDDPLESLQHLPNLQTMDLNEAYQGEVLCFKAGSFPKLEQLNILALSGLRWLSVEAGAMPNLLELGLANLKFMEEFPRGIQHLTNLQSLYLCHPNEKLDAFLNNPFEDYQRISHIPEIFIWDDEVGLCRHPQFRQ, encoded by the coding sequence ATGACAGTGCACATTGTGTCCTTTGTGTTAAATCAGCTCTCAGTTTTGCTCCGAGACGAGGCAAAATTATTGGGCGGGCTTGCGCAAGAGATCCAGCTCATCATGGATGAACTGGGGCATATGAAAGCTTTCTTAAAATTTGCAGAAGCTAAAGAAGAAGATGATCCAAGACTTGAAGAGTGGGTTATGCAAGTGCAGGACGTTGCTTACGATGTTCAGGACATTGTTGAAGAATTTATGCTCCGGTTTGGTTGCAATCACGGACATGGGTTTCATGGTCATGCTCGAAAGATAATCACCTCAGTAGGGATTGCTTTTGAGGTACAAAGCATCAGGTCCCGAATCACGGGTATTTCTGAAGGTCACAAGAGATACCAATCTGAATATGGTACCTATGGCAACGTCTCAGCTTCTGATCCTGGGAACAATTCGTGGCAATGTAATAGAGATGAGGCCCTTCTTGTGGAAGAAGCAAAGTTGGTGGGCATTGACTCCCCCAAGCAGCAACTCATTTGTCAACTCCTTGACGGCTGTTCTGAGCTCAAAGTTGTTTCAGTTTTAGGCATGGGAGGGATTGGGAAAACTACACTGGTGAAAAAGGTCCAAGAAGATGCAAATGTCAAAAGACAGTTCGAGATCCTTGCCTGGGCAACTGTCTCACAAACCTGTTATATGGAGGAGTTTCTCAAAGACCTGATTCAACAATTATACCAAGGAACAGGGAAACCTGTTCCTCAAGAAGCTGCCTCCATGAATAATACTGATAGGCTAAAAGCAATTGTCAAAGATTTCCTCAGAGTAAAGAGGTATCTAATAGTGTTTGATGATGTCTGGGATGTGAGATTCTGGGATGTCATCAAATTTGCATTACCTGAAGGTTGTTGTGGTAGTCGCGTAATGCTCACTACACGAATAGCTGATGTAGCTTATGCCTCTGATGTAGAATTTCATAGCTATGTCCACAGAATGCAGCCCTTGTCATCTGAAGCGTCTTGGAATCTGTTCTGTAAGAAGACATTCAAGAACAGTAGCTGCCCTGACTGTCTAAAAGATGTCGCAAAACGCATATTGagaaaatgtgagggattaccACTTGCCATTGTTGCAATTGGCGGAGTTTTGGCTTTGAAAGACAAAAGCAAAGTAGATGAATGGAAGATAGTTGAACGTAGCCTACTGGATTGTAGTGATAAGCTGGATAGAGTTGAAAAAATACTCTCTCTTAGCTATCATGATCTGCCCTACCATCTCAGGACCTGTTTTTTGTATGCAAGTATTTTCCCTGAGGATTATCAAATAGAAGAGGCACGATTAATTCGATTATGGATTGCAGAAGGATTCATACAAGGGAGGACAAGGATGAGTCAATATGAAGTGGCTCGAGCCTACCTAAGTGAGCTTACCAATAGAAGCTTAATCCAACAGAGAGATGATTCTTATGATGGCAGCACCAGAGCCTATCATATCCATGACCTTTTCCGAGAAATTATTGTCTCCAAGTCAAGCAAACAACAATTTGCAACCACAGCCACGGGAGAACTGACAAGTTGGCCTAAGAAGGTTCGACGCCTAGTGATTCATGATTTCACTGGCCACACACATCGAAGCATTTGTTTTAAGTATCTGCGCTCTTTGGTAACCTTCAAATCATCGGAACCTTCGTCCAAATCCTTGCTGTCCAAGCTCTTACGTGGTGGTTGTAGGCTACTGAAGGTATTAGATTTGGAAGGTGCAGAATTGGAGGAATTGCCAGACGAAATCTTCAAGCTGTATCATCTCAAGTTTTTGAGCCTAAAACACACAAGAGTTAAAATCATTCCAAAGTCCATTGGACGTCTCCGGAATCTGGAGTATCTGGATCTATCTTTCACTGCTGTAAGTGAGTTACCTGAGGAAATGCTACATATAAGAGGACTCCTCCATCTCGTGGCATATGCATTTCAACAAGTTACGTACAAATACGACATCAACGGATTTAAAGCTCCAAACAACATTGGGAGGCTTCTTTCTCTGGAGTGGTTATTTTACATAGAAGCGAATGACACATCAATGATGAGAGAGATAGGAGAGCTTAAGCAATTGAGGAGGCTAGGCATTACAAGTCTAAGAAGAGAAAATGGAAAGGAGCTCTGCTCCTCTCTTGGGAGGCTCTCCAATCTTGAGCAACTATATGTTCAAGTATCACATAAGGATGAGGTAATTGATCTAAATTACATGAACAGCTCCTTGAGTTCAAGTCTTGAAAATCTTCAAATGTTATGCTTGAGGGGCCGTTTAGAAAAGGTACCCAAATTTATATGTTCTTTACAAGGCTTGACCTCAATAGAGTTGCTCTGGAGCGACTTAATTGATGATCCACTTGAATCCCTTCAGCATTTGCCAAATCTGCAAACAATGGATCTGAATGAGGCATACCAAGGAGAGGTTTTGTGTTTCAAGGCTGGAAGCTTTCCGAAGCTTGAGCAGTTAAACATTCTTGCTTTAAGCGGTTTGAGATGGTTGAGTGTGGAGGCAGGTGCCATGCCTAATCTCCTAGAACTAGGATTGGCGAACCTTAAATTCATGGAGGAGTTCCCTCGGGGGATCCAGCACTTGACCAATCTCCAATCTCTATATCTGTGTCATCCCAATGAAAAATTGGATGCATTTCTGAATAATCCATTTGAAGATTACCAAAGGATAAGTCACATCCCTGAGATATTCATTTGGGATGATGAGGTTGGATTGTGTCGACACCCCCAGTTCAGGCAGTAG
- the LOC113707142 gene encoding protein KINASE OF THE OUTER CHLOROPLAST MEMBRANE 1, with translation MAGKIAASQVTSSFDFELVGDDSDQLITVIASSSQISPWIDPSKIKLRHRIGRGPFGDVWLATRHQATEEYEEYHEVAVKMLHPIKEDAINVVLHKLDDLFSKCQELESVCRMQGLSMISGKLCIVMKFYEGSIGDKMSHCKGGKLSLHDVLRYGTDLAHGLMELHSKEILILNLKPFNFLLNENNHAILGDVGIPYVLLGIPLLSLEMTRRLGTPNYMAPEQWQPEVRGPISFETDSWGFACSIVEMLTGVQPWSGKSVDEIYRSVVRRQEKPHIPVGLPPSVQNIISGCFEYDLRSRPLMEDILNAFKSSQNAVFQDGNWIDPGGRKITEKSSSTGYSEWFLSKDCLQVGDMVRSRKPPDSCKPENMEVPEGTVVGLDPNSDQNGYVLVRVHGIHDPLRVNGSTLERVSYGFAAGDWVRLKAEGKKHSPVGILHLINRDGSVAAGFIGMETLWKGRYSELQMAETYCVGQFVRLKSDTFNPRFEWPRKRGGEWTTGRICQVLPNGCLVVRFPGRLTFGDENSSFLADPAEVQSVSFSTSPGVVKKYQHLEDFHWAVRPLLIALGLFTAMKLGLFVGKKISRSKIRKGRTNVIPGEAQSLEGHTAGNTGWLPPQVANIIFREGVSAPTSW, from the exons ATGGCTGGAAAGATTGCTGCTAGTCAAGTGACATCATCCTTTGACTTTGAGCTTGTTGGAGATGATTCTGATCAACTCATAACTGTCATTGCATCATCCAGTCAGATTAGCCCATGGATTGATCCTTCAAAGATTAAGCTTCGACATAGAATTGGAAGGGGTCCCTTTGGTGACGTTTGGTTAGCAACTCGTCATCAAGCAACTGAAGAATACGAAGAGTATCATGAGGTTGCTGTTAAGATGCTGCATCCAATAAAAGAAGATGCCATTAATGTTGTATTGCATAAGTTGGatgatttgttctccaagtgtcAAGAATTAGAATCTGTTTGTAGGATGCAAGGTCTCTCTATGATAAGTGGAAAG TTATGCATTGTTATGAAGTTCTACGAAGGCTCGATTGGTGATAAGATGTCCCACTGTAAAGGTGGAAAGCTCTCACTGCATGATGTTTTAAG GTATGGAACTGATCTGGCACATGGATTAATGGAGCTGCATTCAAAAGAGATCCTAATTCTCAACCTTAAACCTTTCAATTTTCTACTGAACGAAAATAACCATGCTATACTAGGCGATGTTGGAATTCCTTATGTACTGCTTGGAATTCCATTGCTGAGTTTGGAGATGACTCGAAGACTTGGTACTCCAAACTACATGGCACCTGAGCAGTGGCAGCCAGAAGTTAGAGGTCCAATATCATTTGAGACTGACTCATGGGGATTTGCATGCAGCATCGTGGAGATGTTGACTGGTGTGCAACCTTGGAGTGGTAAATCAGTTGATGAAATTTACAGATCTGTTGTGAGAAGGCAAGAAAAACCACATATTCCTGTTGGTCTTCCTCCTTCTGTTCAGAATATCATTAGTGGTTGTTTTGAGTATGATTTGAGGAGTCGTCCTCTAATGGAAGACATACTGAATGCATTCAAAAG CTCGCAGAATGCAGTTTTCCAAGATGGAAATTGGATTGATCCTGGGGGTAGAAAGATTACAGAGAAATCAAGTTCTACTGGCTACAGCGAGTGGTTTCTCTCGAAGGATTGCCTGCAAGTGGGTGACATGGTTCGATCAAGAAAACCACCAGACTCGTGCAAACCTGAAAATATGGAGGTGCCTGAGGGTACTGTAGTAGGTTTGGACCCCAACAGTGACCAAAATGGATATGTTTTAGTTAGGGTACATGGCATTCATGACCCCTTAAGAGTTAATGGATCTACACTGGAACGTGTAAGTTATGGATTTGCTGCTGGAGATTGGGTGCGATTGAAGGCTGAAGGAAAGAAACATTCACCAGTAGGTATCCTTCATCTAATCAACCGTGATGGAAGTGTAGCTGCCGGATTTATAGGAATGGAGACACTTTGGAAGGGAAGATATTCAGAGCTCCAGATGGCAGAAACTTACTGTGTTGGGCAATTTGTTAGGCTGAAGTCTGATACATTTAATCCTCGATTTGAATGGCCCCGAAAAAGAGGTGGTGAGTGGACAACTGGGAGAATTTGTCAAGTCTTACCAAATGGGTGCCTTGTTGTTAGGTTTCCTGGTAggttgacatttggtgatgaaaATAGCAGCTTTTTAGCTGATCCAGCTGAAGTTCAAAGTGTTTCTTTTAGCACTTCTCCTGGAGTGGTGAAAAAGTATCAGCACCTTGAGGATTTTCACTGGGCAGTCCGGCCACTTCTGATTGCTTTGGGTCTATTTACTGCTATGAAGCTGGGCCTTTTTGTTGGCAAAAAGATTAGCAGGTCAAAGATAAGGAAGGGACGGACTAATGTCATACCAGGTGAAGCTCAATCTTTGGAAGGCCACACTGCTGGCAACACGGGCTGGCTTCCACCCCAAGTGGCAAACATCATCTTCAGGGAAGGTGTCAGCGCACCTACATCTTGGTAG
- the LOC113707218 gene encoding uncharacterized protein, translating into MATFSPNSTASFPRHFADNKICYLRQEGKQTRMSFLEASNRKCQVLWVVRSVLDNQKPSIHGNGATESTRILLERLFAQTQKLEEQIGRDPHLPEIAELGLSLGKLESDMQAALAALQKKEEDLRDAEKNVFLELNEVNRAKEELERREEEIAAASSRKERLEEELRQANLVLASQAMVIEDLKLCLRERDQQIFSAQSALSLKEDEISKMSNDLIRKSEEVANAESEFRSKAQLLNEANEVVRRQEVELLELRRSIQAKEEELEFIMTLQQTEQEKLRVMEDSLNKQTTDWLVAQEELKKLEKELSKHSGEANETLEDFRRVRKLLTDVRSELVMSQEAFALSRQRIEEQEQLLQEKLVEVDAQRKSVLSYMTSLKDATVEVESERVKLRVTEARNKELERELAMEKELVTELQKELNKERSSLEQALMDMAFLKEELDCRNIEFVETENLLHIKESELVNARLEIQHLESELISLQTLLEGKDSELVSAQKMFAVVNQEIAELKMLMKNRDDQLMEATSALKEKEDNVQTIQHELDSTKQKFSEAESVLAKIVQLTNDLGDEQCGRLLKETDRKLSSHLFDQSGDNFDWKKKQLETELKLTRESLKAKEMEVLAAQRVLAIKDEELKLVLSKLDNKNMELMQMKEEMNRDGAELRQLYALAQERIGEKSIGDLAIEKLQLEAAQLEVEAATSALQKLSEMSRDLLNKASLSIDADFDISIVPHSSSSDNRDNIDESGCLAKVKTEVANLSALTEQLLKEAGVK; encoded by the exons ATGGCCACCTTTTCACCCAATTCAACTGCTTCTTTCCCTCGCCATTTCGCCGACAACAAG ATATGCTATCTTAGGCAAGAAGGGAAACAGACGAGAATGAGTTTTCTGGAGGCAAGCAACAGAAAATGCCAAGTTTTATGGGTTGTCAGGTCAGTCTTGGATAACCAGAAGCCAAGCATCCATGGAAATGGAGCAACTGAGTCCACAAGGATTCTTTTGGAAAGACTGTTTGCGCAGACCCAGAAACTGGAAGAACAAATTGGTAGAGATCCTCATCTTCCTGAGATTGCTGAACTGGGCTTAAGCCTTGGAAAGCTGGAGTCTGATATGCAAGCTGCCCTTGCAGCGTTAcagaagaaggaagaagatcTACGGGATGCAGAGAAGAATGTTTTCTTGGAGTTAAATGAAGTAAACCGTGCAAAGGAGGAGTTGGAGCGGCGAGAGGAAGAAATAGCAGCTGCTAGTTCTAGGAAGGAAAGACTAGAAGAAGAGCTGAGGCAGGCTAATCTTGTCTTAGCTTCCCAAGCAATGGTAATTGAGGATCTTAAGCTTTGTCTTAGGGAGAGGGATCAGCAAATTTTCTCTGCTCAGTCTGCTCTCTCTTTGAAAGAAGATGAAATAAGTAAAATGAGCAATGATTTGATCAGAAAGAGTGAGGAAGTTGCCAATGCTGAATCAGAATTTAGATCAAAGGCGCAGCTTCTGAATGAAGCAAATGAAGTTGTGAGAAGACAAGAGGTTGAACTTCTAGAGCTCCGAAGATCAATTCAAGCGAAAGAAGAGGAACTAGAGTTCATAATGACTTTGCAGCAAACTGAACAGGAAAAACTAAGAGTCATGGAGGACAGTCTAAATAAACAGACTACAGATTGGCTTGTCGCACAGGAAGAATTGAAGAAGCTAGAGAAGGAGCTTTCTAAGCATAGTGGGGAAGCAAACGAAACTCTGGAGGACTTTAGGAGAGTTAGGAAGCTACTTACTGATGTGAGGTCTGAATTAGTTATGTCTCAGGAAGCTTTTGCTTTGTCTAGACAAAGAATAGAAGAACAGGAACAGCTTTTACAAGAGAAGCTTGTCGAAGTTGATGCACAAAGGAAAAGTGTGTTATCTTACATGACGAGTTTGAAGGATGCCACAGTAGAAGTAGAAAGTGAGAGAGTAAAACTGAGAGTTACTGAGGCTCGAAACAAGGAGCTTGAAAGAGAATTAGCCATGGAGAAAGAGCTCGTCACAGAGTTACAGAAGGAGCTAAATAAGGAGAGATCTTCTCTAGAACAGGCGCTTATGGACATGGCATTTCTTAAAGAGGAACTAGACTGTAGAAACATTGAATTCGTAGAAACAGAGAATCTTCTTCATATCAAGGAGTCAGAATTAGTCAATGCTAGATTAGAGATCCAACATTTAGAATCGGAGCTGATTTCTCTCCAGACCTTGCTGGAAGGAAAAGATTCAGAGCTCGTAAGTGCACAGAAGATGTTTGCAGTAGTAAATCAAGAGATAGCTGAGCTGAAAATGCTGATGAAAAATAGAGATGACCAACTTATGGAGGCTACAAGTGCGCTGAAGGAGAAAGAGGATAATGTTCAGACAATACAACATGAATTAGATAGTaccaagcagaaattttctGAAGCTGAATCAGTTTTGGCAAAGATTGTTCAGCTCACTAATGACCTTGGAGATGAACAGTGTGGCAGATTGCTTAAGGAGACTGATCGCAAGCTATCATCTCATCTGTTTGATCAATCGGGTGATAACTTTGACTGGAAAAAAAAGCAGCTTGAAACTGAACTGAAACTGACCAGAGAAAGCCTGAAAGCGAAAGAAATGGAAGTTCTTGCTGCACAGAGGGTTCTAGCAATTAAAGACGAAGAGCTCAAACTGGTTTTGAGTAAATTGGACAACAAAAACATGGAACTAATGCAAATGAAGGAAGAGATGAATCGAGATGGCGCTGAACTGAGGCAACTGTATGCTTTGGCACAAGAAAGAATTGGTGAAAAGAGTATAGGAGACCTGGCAATTGAGAAACTCCAACTGGAGGCAGCTCAGCTGGAAGTTGAAGCTGCAACTAGTGCGCTCCAGAAACTCAGTGAGATGAGCAGAGATCTTCTAAATAAGGCTAGTCTGAGCATTGATGCTGATTTTGATATCAGTATCGTGCCTCATAGTAGCTCCTCTGACAACAGGGATAACATTGATGAAAGTGGGTGTCTTGCTAAAGTTAAAACTGAAGTTGCAAACCTTTCAGCTTTGACTGAGCAGCTTCTTAAAGAGGCTGGTGTTAAATAA